In Bacillota bacterium, a single genomic region encodes these proteins:
- a CDS encoding flavodoxin: MVVDDKLVVYFSLTGNTRRAAKLIAARTGAKVLELQPLKPYSEGFSTYITGGFGAMFKRRPQLRPLAIDPVDFQTIFIGTPVWAGRIAPPLRTFLSTHDFSGKKLAMFCTCLDNAGRTFANIHELQPGMLPAGQIALNMKMAEMSLKSLEVWADEIGSTE, from the coding sequence ATTGTTGTGGATGATAAATTGGTGGTTTATTTTTCGCTGACTGGCAACACCCGTCGGGCCGCAAAACTGATTGCCGCCCGAACCGGGGCCAAGGTTTTGGAGCTGCAACCGTTGAAGCCCTATTCTGAAGGGTTTTCTACCTATATTACTGGCGGGTTTGGCGCAATGTTTAAAAGACGGCCCCAATTGCGTCCGCTTGCGATTGACCCAGTTGATTTCCAAACCATCTTCATTGGCACACCGGTGTGGGCAGGCCGGATTGCGCCACCGCTGCGCACTTTTCTTAGCACCCATGACTTTAGCGGTAAAAAACTAGCTATGTTTTGCACTTGCCTGGATAATGCCGGCCGGACCTTCGCCAACATCCATGAGTTGCAGCCCGGGATGCTGCCGGCAGGGCAAATTGCCTTAAATATGAAAATGGCGGAAATGAGCCTAAAGAGTCTGGAAGTCTGGGCAGATGAAATCGGTAGCACTGAATAA